A single region of the Gossypium arboreum isolate Shixiya-1 chromosome 12, ASM2569848v2, whole genome shotgun sequence genome encodes:
- the LOC108479866 gene encoding uncharacterized WD repeat-containing protein C1306.02 codes for MADSQLKQCQWNIRSSQYLGEISALCFLHLPSHLSSFPFLLSGTGSQVLLYDLESSMMIKSFQIFEGIRVHGLICSLLDNTTLACKVVVCGEKRVKSFNLTFELVSKSNTQSEFCVDLCLIHSLPRFTHWVLDVLFLKDHCLAIGCSDNSVHVWDMLKSSLVLQVPSPDRCLLYSMRLWGDNLEALRIASGTIYNEIIVWKVICQHDSPTSTSSVKGCMNLSSSNSNFAKCYKQQYKAVHICRLVGHEGSIFRIVWSSNGVKLVSVSDDRSARIWTIHDHDDRREIVGPVLFGHSARIWDCCISDHLIVTAGEDCTCRVWGLDGKQLRMIKEHIGRGIWRCLYDPNSSLLVTAGFDSAIKVHRLHTSVCKTLDLEGDADSEDIIEGAQISTTCIPNSMEHAGLMDSKSEYVRSLYFKCEDTIYVATNHGYLYHALLSETGDVKWTELVRVNGEVPIVCMDLLSASLSRNHCGIEDWVAVGDGKGNMTVVGITGNPSSPKVAFTFAWPAGAERQLLGTYWCKSLGCRYVFTTDPRGVLKLWWLYDPSISVYQDSQRMSLIAEFPSSFGIRIMCLDASFEEEVLVCGDLRGNLILFPLLKDLLLCTAATSGVKISPLSYFKGAHGISTVSNISVSRLSHGQVEIRTTGADGCICYLEYDKDQESFEFIGMKQLKELSLIESVSADFKSADDLANRNYAAGFASTDFIIWNLITEAKVLQIPCGGWRRPHSYYLGDVPEMRNCFAYVKDEIIYIHRHWLPGGGKTNFPRNLHLQFHGREMHSLCFVSENLQVQGNEEENLVDKSSWIATGCEDGTVRLTRFAPEMENWSASKLLGEHVGGSAVRSICFVSKTQIIPSVVSSTPGLEKGQNDTSDGKQNPCLLVSVGAKRVLTTWLLKNRSLDEEEEIYPEQKLNRCETRCKPTVKQCSSMSFRWLSTNMPIRSPSMEGREKTVSAANKISSLDSDAKTGSTFIEKEGTKSKTCLVNKYEDDWRYLAVTAFLVKCAGSRLTVCFVVVACSDATLTLQALVLPHRLWFDVAILALMPSPVLALQHAVVPFCNLTQTSSMYLVISGATDGSIAFWDITESVETFVQRVSSLNIEKFIDCQKRPRTGRGSQGGRQWRSLNSSMPKRRFGVDLVTRKAGDVDDSDSNITPDTSSELNDLQKRSKNCSQAEHDTLLEPETSRTDSLTKICEIQPIRVMNNVHQSGVNCLHVSGDFQGSGNCYLLNIVSGGDDQAVHCLQLKLTLSSTELDAKVVTSETIRSTIQSESTENIVDCNNKNQAPNHIRFLNQYRIPSAHSSAIKGIWTDGTWVFSTGLDQRIRCWLVGEHGELTEHALLIISVPEPEALDARACGRNHYQIAVSGRGMQMVEFFLP; via the exons ATGGCGGACTCGCAGCTGAAACAATGCCAATGGAACATACGTAGCAGTCAATACCTTGGAGAAATCTCAGCCCTTTGTTTTCTCCACCTTCCCTCTCATCTCTCTTCTTTCCCTTTTCTCCTTTCCG GTACTGGTTCTCAAGTTCTTCTTTATGATCTAGAATCATCAATGATgataaaatcttttcaaatcttTGAAGGCATTCGCGTACATGGACTCATTTGTAGCTTGCTTGATAATACTACTTTAGCTTGTAAAGTAGTTGTTTGTGGTGAAAAGAGAGTAAAGTCATTTAATTTAACCTTTGAATTGGTGTCTAAATCAAATACCCAGAGTGAGTTTTGCGTCGACTTGTGTTTAATTCACTCTTTGCCCAGATTTACTCATTGGGTTCTTGATGTTTTGTTCTTAAAG GACCATTGTCTTGCTATTGGATGTAGTGACAACTCTGTTCATGTTTGGGATATGTTAAAGTCCAGTTTGGTTCTTCAAGTTCCATCTCCAG ATAGGTGCCTTTTGTATTCCATGCGATTATGGGGTGACAATCTTGAGGCTCTTCGAATTGCTTCTGGTACAATTTATAATGAG ATTATAGTCTGGAAAGTCATTTGTCAACATGATTCACCAACTTCAACAAGTTCTGTGAAAGGTTGCATGAATTTAAGCAGCTCAAATTCCAACTTTGCCAAGTGTTATAAGCAGCAGTATAAAGCTGTTCATATATGTAGACTTGTGGGACATGAAGGTTCAATATTTCGCATTGTCTGGTCTTCCAATGGAGTCAAACTTGTTTCTGTGTCAGATGATCGGAG TGCTCGTATCTGGACAATACATGATCATGATGATAGAAGGGAGATTGTTGGTCCTGTGCTCTTTGGCCATAGTGCTCGGATTTGGGACTGCTGTATTTCTGATCAT TTAATTGTTACTGCTGGTGAGGACTGCACATGTCGTGTGTGGGGTCTGGATGGAAAGCAGCTTAGGATGATTAAGGAACATAT AGGAAGAGGCATTTGGCGATGTTTATATGATCCAAATTCTTCACTTCTTGTTACTGCTGGGTTTGACTCTGCTATTAAAGTTCACCGGTTGCACACTTCTGTTTGTAAGACATTGGACTTGGAAGGAGATGCTGATTCTGAAGATATAATTGAGGGAGCACAGATAAGCACTACTTGCATCCCAAATTCAATGGAGCATGCTGGACTCATGGACAG CAAAAGTGAATATGTGCGCTCCTTGTATTTTAAATGTGAAGATACCATTTATGTTGCTACGAATCATGGTTATCTCTATCATGCTCTATTATCTGAGACAGGGGATGTCAAATGGACTGAACTGGTCCGTGTCAATGGAGAGGTTCCAATTGTTTGTATGGATCTGTTGTCAGCAAGCCTTTCCAGAAATCATTGCGGTATAGAAGATTGGGTTGCTGTTGGAGATGGTAAAGGAAACATGACTGTTGTTGGAATCACTGGTAATCCTTCCTCACCCAAAGTGGCCTTCACCTTTGCTTGGCCAGCTGGAGCGGAGAGGCAACTCTTAGGAACTTACTGGTGTAAGTCACTCGGATGTAG GTATGTCTTCACCACTGATCCCAGAGGAGTTTTAAAGCTGTGGTGGCTATATGACCCCTCGATATCTGTTTATCAGGATTCTCAAAGAATGTCCCTTATAGCTGAATTCCCTTCGAGCTTTGGAATACGAATTATGTGTTTGGATGCCTCATTTGAGGAAGAG GTACTAGTCTGTGGAGATCTGCGTGGTAATCTGATTCTGTTCCCTTTATTAAAAGACCTGTTGCTATGCACGGCTGCCACTTCGGGTGTGAAGATATCTCCACTAAGTTATTTCAAAGGAGCTCATGGGATTTCGACCGTGTCCAACATTTCAGTTTCTAGATTGAGTCACGGTCAAGTTGAAATCCGAACG aCTGGAGCAGATGGGTGCATATGTTATTTAGAATACGATAAGGACCAAGAAAGTTTTGAATTTATAGGAATGAAACAATTGAAAGAATTGAGTTTGATTGAATCTGTCTCCGCTGATTTCAAGTCTGCTGATGATCTGGCAAACCGCAACTATGCTGCTGGTTTTGCGTCAACGGATTTCATAATATGGAATTTGATAACTGAGGCAAAG GTTTTGCAAATTCCATGTGGAGGATGGCGACGTCCTCATTCCTATTACCTTGGTGATGTACCGGAGATGAGGAACTGTTTTGCATACGTCAAG GATGAAATTATCTATATTCATAGGCATTGGTTACCAGGAGGCGGGAAAACAAACTTCCCTCGGAATTTACACTTACAGTTTCATGGGAGAGAGATGCATTCCTTATGCTTTGTTTCTGAAAATTTACAAGTTCAAGGAAATGAAGAGGAAAACTTAGTTGACAAATCTAGTTGGATTGCAACTGGATGTGAAGATGGAACTGTGAGGTTAACTAG GTTTGCTCCAGAAATGGAGAATTGGTCTGCATCTAAATTGCTTGGGGAACATGTTGGTGGATCTGCTGTTAGATCAATATGCTTTGTGTCAAAGACACAAATAATTCCTTCCGTTGTATCCAGCACGCCTGGCTTGGAAAAGGGACAAAATGACACTTCAGATGGCAAACAAAATCCATGTTTGCTGGTTTCCGTTGGTGCAAAGCGTGTTCTGACAACTTGGTTACTAAAGAATAGGAGTCTGGACGAGGAGGAAGAAATATACCCTGAACAAAAGCTCAACAGATGTGAAACCAGGTGTAAACCAACAGTCAAACAGTGTTCATCGATGTCATTTAGGTGGCTTTCAACAAATATGCCAATAAGAAGTCCTAGCATGGAAGGAAGAGAAAAAACCGTGAGTGCTGCCAACAAAATTTCTAGCCTTGATAGTGATGCAAAGACTGGATCAACTTTTATAGAGAAAGAGGGAACAAAGTCAAAAACTTGCTTGGTGAATAAGTATGAAGATGATTGGAGATACCTTGCTGTAACTGCTTTTCTTGTTAAATGTGCCGGTTCCAG GTTGACTGTCTGTTTTGTTGTCGTTGCTTGTTCAGATGCCACGTTAACATTGCAGGCTCTGGTCTTACCACATAGATTATG GTTTGATGTTGCTATATTAGCTTTGATGCCATCCCCGGTTTTAGCATTGCAGCATGCAGTTGTCCCTTTCTGTAATTTAACCCAGACTAGCAGCATGTACCTTGTGATAAGTGGAGCTACTGATGGCAGCATTGCCTTTTGGGACATAACTGAGAGTGTTGAAACCTTTGTTCAACGAGTATCTAGTCTTAATATAGAGAAGTTCATTGATTGCCAGAAACGGCCACGTACAGGAAGAGGAAGTCAAGGAGGACGGCAATGGAGATCACTGAACAGTAGCATGCCTAAGAGAAGATTTGGTGTTGACTTGGTAACTAGAAAAGCTGGAGATGTGGATGATAGCGATTCAAATATTACACCTGACACATCTTCGGAATTAAATGACCTTCAAAAGAGGTCGAAGAACTGTTCTCAAGCCGAGCATGACACTTTGCTCGAGCCAGAGACCAGCAGAACCGATTCCTTAACCAAGATATGTGAAATACAGCCTATACGTGTTATGAATAATGTACACCAGTCTGGTGTGAATTGTCTCCACGTTTCAGGGGACTTCCAAGGTTCCGGCAACTGTTATCTGTTAAATATTGTCAGCGGGGGTGATGACCAAGCAGTTCATTGTCTTCAACTGAAGCTGACACTGTCATCGACTGAGTTAGATGCTAAAGTTGTGACCTCAGAAACAATAAGATCAACCATTCAGTCCGAAAGTACTGAGAACATTGTAGATTGTAACAATAAGAACCAGGCCCCGAATCACATTAGATTCCTCAATCAGTATAGAATCCCCTCGGCTCATAGTTCTGCTATAAAAG GCATTTGGACAGATGGGACCTGGGTGTTTTCCACCGGTCTTGATCAGCGCATCAGGTGTTGGCTTGTTGGTGAGCACGGTGAACTAACCGAGCACGCTCTTCTAATCATTAGCGTACCAGAGCCAGAAGCATTAGATGCAAGAGCATGCGGCAG GAACCACTATCAGATTGCTGTTTCCGGAAGAGGGATGCAGATGGTCGAGTTCTTCCTACCTTAA